One segment of Spartobacteria bacterium DNA contains the following:
- a CDS encoding AAA family ATPase, with translation KIFKDAMTTAAAIDRLVHHSTILELTNASYRMKAAEGKF, from the coding sequence CAAAATATTCAAAGATGCGATGACCACAGCTGCGGCAATTGATAGACTCGTTCATCATTCAACCATTCTGGAGCTAACAAACGCAAGTTACAGAATGAAGGCTGCAGAAGGCAAATTTTAA